In Acetobacter vaccinii, the following are encoded in one genomic region:
- a CDS encoding ATP-dependent helicase: MSSAADADTTGLTAAQQEAARQDGAVVVLAGAGTGKTRTLVAGVVDRVRRRGIPPSRILAVTFTNRAADEMRVRIAQALGAGNTPSWIGTFHGHGRRQLRQDPGIAGLRDGFDICDAEDSRRIIRRLLGEAMQAGALEESGAEVLRKRVKGITTRIALFKDDLVLPEQAMGVVQTFVARYGQADAEDQSLWQMAAALYASYQAVLRETNRADFGDLLLYPTVAMMRDDAYRRDWAARFDALLADEFQDVNRLQFLWLKLLSRDHGQIFSTGDDAQSIYSWRGAHVGFIRHFSREFPGARLIALEENFRSTGHILAAANAVIAHDPERLEKTLFTRAGAGEPVEIVAFTGAQDEAQGIGLEIGRRLLAGVPPQEIAILYRYNFLSRQLEEQLLRLKIPYELVNDTGFWQRACIRDALALLRLAECPDDPQSDEAFRRVINVPARGVGAKTLAKIEALAQARALSLFAAAEDLYDRASGQGAQGVRAFLMLIRREGLGGEASLGARLRGLGERSGYLPMLRLAGEDGSAGLENLEELYGLADGFATVEALMDHAALGSAPAGAQEVGRVRLMTIHAAKGLEYAHVFLMGWEETLFPAPGTANPDEERRLAYVALTRGRRRVSITWCRWRNGRASGVSGFVEDIPPASLHRGWRRSPAHDLPSRGLEPV, encoded by the coding sequence ATGAGCTCAGCCGCCGACGCTGACACGACCGGGCTGACGGCGGCACAACAGGAGGCGGCCCGTCAGGACGGGGCGGTCGTGGTTCTGGCGGGTGCCGGCACGGGCAAGACCCGCACACTGGTGGCCGGGGTCGTGGACCGGGTGCGTCGTCGGGGTATTCCTCCATCCCGCATCCTGGCCGTGACGTTTACGAACCGTGCCGCTGACGAAATGCGTGTCCGGATTGCCCAGGCCCTGGGTGCAGGCAACACCCCGTCGTGGATTGGCACTTTCCACGGGCATGGTCGGCGCCAGCTCCGGCAGGATCCCGGGATTGCCGGGCTGCGTGATGGCTTTGACATCTGTGATGCCGAAGATAGTCGGCGGATCATCAGACGCCTTCTGGGCGAGGCCATGCAGGCCGGGGCGCTGGAGGAGAGCGGGGCCGAGGTGCTGCGCAAACGCGTCAAGGGGATTACAACCCGGATTGCGCTGTTCAAGGATGATCTGGTCCTGCCCGAGCAGGCGATGGGGGTCGTGCAGACATTTGTGGCGCGTTACGGACAGGCTGATGCCGAGGACCAGAGCCTGTGGCAGATGGCGGCCGCCCTTTACGCATCCTATCAGGCGGTGCTGCGCGAAACCAACCGGGCCGATTTCGGGGACCTGCTGCTCTACCCGACGGTGGCCATGATGCGCGATGACGCCTATCGCCGCGACTGGGCGGCCCGGTTCGATGCCCTGCTGGCCGATGAATTCCAGGACGTGAACCGCCTGCAGTTCCTGTGGCTCAAACTGCTCAGCCGTGACCATGGCCAGATATTCTCAACTGGCGATGACGCGCAGAGCATCTATTCCTGGCGTGGGGCGCATGTGGGCTTCATCCGTCATTTCAGTCGGGAGTTTCCCGGTGCGCGGCTGATTGCCCTGGAAGAGAACTTCCGTTCCACAGGCCATATTCTGGCTGCTGCGAATGCGGTGATTGCGCATGATCCCGAGCGTCTTGAAAAAACCCTGTTCACCCGTGCCGGTGCCGGGGAGCCGGTCGAGATTGTGGCCTTTACCGGCGCGCAGGATGAGGCCCAGGGGATCGGGCTTGAGATCGGCCGTCGTCTTCTGGCGGGTGTGCCTCCGCAGGAGATCGCCATCCTCTATCGCTACAATTTTCTCTCCCGCCAGCTTGAAGAACAGCTGCTCCGCCTGAAAATCCCCTACGAACTTGTCAACGATACCGGCTTCTGGCAACGCGCGTGCATTCGCGACGCACTGGCCCTGCTGCGCCTGGCGGAATGCCCCGATGATCCTCAGAGTGATGAGGCGTTTCGGCGTGTGATCAATGTTCCCGCCCGGGGTGTGGGGGCGAAGACACTGGCGAAAATCGAAGCCCTGGCTCAGGCGCGGGCCCTGTCTCTGTTTGCCGCGGCCGAGGATCTGTATGACCGGGCGAGCGGGCAGGGGGCTCAGGGGGTGCGGGCGTTCCTGATGCTGATCCGCCGCGAAGGACTGGGGGGTGAGGCGAGCCTTGGGGCACGGCTGCGTGGTCTGGGCGAGCGCTCAGGCTACTTGCCGATGCTGCGGCTGGCAGGAGAGGACGGCAGCGCCGGTCTTGAGAATCTTGAAGAGCTTTACGGTCTGGCCGATGGCTTCGCCACGGTGGAAGCGCTGATGGACCATGCGGCCCTGGGCTCCGCCCCGGCCGGTGCGCAGGAGGTCGGGCGGGTCAGGCTGATGACCATCCATGCCGCCAAGGGTCTCGAATATGCCCATGTCTTTCTGATGGGCTGGGAGGAGACGCTTTTCCCCGCGCCGGGGACAGCCAATCCCGATGAGGAACGCCGTCTGGCCTATGTCGCGCTGACACGCGGGCGGCGCCGGGTCAGTATCACCTGGTGCCGCTGGCGCAATGGGCGGGCCAGTGGTGTGTCCGGTTTTGTGGAGGATATTCCCCCGGCCAGCCTGCACAGGGGCTGGCGGCGCAGCCCGGCGCATGACCTGCCATCGCGGGGTCTGGAGCCAGTCTGA